One Lacunisphaera limnophila DNA window includes the following coding sequences:
- a CDS encoding DMP19 family protein gives MKAIPYRELTKSLAKISFLRRFFSDPNQPEFFRPSQSVFDYQMADLRKYAREYGTDVRRYPEFLESATPERMFSVLSLLCSWKYINRKPMSLIERHALALPGLFAEVNNGGFHQYFFNSAGDDWDALDWGFETSGDLKSLERFRKVLAIFPKGSPYRNRAFRWKQLEALGEKEHEVFEPHTKAFFEAPFPELEFSYRFIFSRIEEFHFTWPEL, from the coding sequence ATGAAGGCCATTCCCTACCGAGAGCTCACCAAATCACTAGCGAAGATCAGCTTCCTTCGTCGGTTCTTCTCGGACCCAAATCAGCCCGAATTTTTCCGACCATCGCAATCCGTGTTCGATTATCAAATGGCGGATCTTCGAAAGTATGCACGGGAGTACGGCACAGATGTCAGGCGCTATCCCGAGTTCTTGGAAAGCGCCACGCCAGAAAGGATGTTTTCGGTGCTTTCGTTGTTGTGCTCGTGGAAGTATATAAATCGAAAGCCGATGAGTCTGATCGAGCGTCACGCCCTTGCACTCCCAGGGCTTTTCGCAGAGGTGAACAATGGTGGTTTTCATCAGTACTTCTTCAATTCAGCAGGAGATGATTGGGACGCGTTGGACTGGGGATTCGAAACTTCGGGCGATTTGAAGTCTCTTGAGAGATTCCGGAAGGTTTTAGCGATATTCCCGAAAGGGTCTCCTTACCGTAACCGCGCATTCCGGTGGAAACAGTTAGAGGCACTTGGAGAAAAGGAGCACGAGGTATTTGAACCCCACACAAAGGCATTTTTTGAAGCTCCTTTTCCCGAATTGGAATTCTCCTATCGGTTCATCTTCTCTCGGATAGAAGAGTTTCATTTTACCTGGCCAGAACTATGA
- a CDS encoding DUF899 domain-containing protein → MTTPAITYPRVASRADWLTARLALLAQEKELTRARDRVNTARRELPMVRITEPYAFASADGPKTLLELFAGRQQLIVYHFMWLWENGRPLDEPCRGCAGFADQIARGHLTTLHRSHTTFALVSRGPLAKLMAFRLRMGWNLPWFSSEGTRFNHDFGVTLDPAVAPPLYNYRTAAEHLAAGSGGFFEEPDYPFDLHGLSCFLRRGDEVYHTYSTYARGVEDVIGPLRLLDQTALGRQEEWEEPKNRAPGLVKPLGPPPGFPDE, encoded by the coding sequence ATGACCACCCCCGCCATCACGTATCCCCGGGTCGCCTCGCGTGCCGACTGGCTCACGGCGCGCCTCGCGTTGCTCGCCCAGGAAAAGGAACTCACCCGCGCCCGCGACCGGGTCAACACCGCCCGCCGCGAACTACCCATGGTGCGCATCACGGAACCCTACGCCTTCGCCAGTGCGGACGGTCCCAAGACCCTGCTCGAGCTTTTCGCCGGCCGCCAGCAGCTCATCGTCTATCATTTCATGTGGCTCTGGGAAAACGGCCGGCCCCTCGACGAACCCTGCCGGGGCTGCGCGGGCTTCGCCGACCAGATCGCGCGCGGGCACCTGACCACCCTGCATCGCAGCCACACGACCTTCGCCCTGGTCTCGCGGGGCCCGCTCGCGAAACTCATGGCCTTCCGGCTGAGGATGGGGTGGAACCTGCCGTGGTTTTCGTCGGAAGGTACGCGCTTCAACCACGATTTCGGGGTCACACTGGACCCGGCCGTGGCTCCGCCCCTCTACAATTATCGCACGGCGGCCGAGCACCTGGCGGCCGGCTCCGGCGGGTTTTTCGAGGAACCCGACTACCCGTTCGACCTGCACGGGCTGAGCTGTTTCCTGCGCCGGGGCGACGAGGTTTACCACACCTACTCTACGTACGCCCGCGGCGTGGAGGATGTGATCGGACCGCTGCGGTTGCTCGACCAAACCGCCCTCGGCCGTCAGGAAGAGTGGGAGGAGCCGAAGAACCGCGCCCCGGGCCTCGTCAAGCCGCTCGGGCCACCGCCGGGTTTTCCGGATGAATAA
- a CDS encoding NADPH-dependent FMN reductase: MILVLSASLGSESNSRLLAQEAVRQLLSEGIEAELIDLRDHPLPPCDGESAYGHPGVAPLRARIMAAEALIVATPIYNYDVNSALKNAIELTGKAWENKPVAFLCAAGGKSSYMAIMALANSLMLDFRCLIVPRFVYATGGDFAEGRVVNPEQVRRIGQLVEATVRLTKLPPLT, encoded by the coding sequence ATGATTCTCGTCCTTTCCGCCAGTTTGGGTTCCGAAAGCAACAGCCGGCTGCTCGCGCAGGAAGCGGTCCGCCAGCTTCTCTCCGAGGGGATTGAGGCCGAACTGATTGACCTGCGGGATCACCCGCTGCCGCCGTGCGACGGCGAGTCGGCGTACGGCCATCCCGGGGTGGCGCCCCTGCGCGCCCGGATCATGGCGGCCGAGGCCCTCATCGTGGCCACGCCGATCTACAACTACGACGTCAACAGCGCCCTTAAGAACGCCATCGAGCTCACGGGCAAAGCCTGGGAGAACAAGCCGGTTGCTTTTCTTTGCGCGGCGGGCGGCAAATCCAGTTACATGGCCATCATGGCGCTCGCGAACAGCCTGATGCTGGATTTTCGCTGCCTCATCGTGCCGCGCTTCGTCTACGCGACCGGCGGGGATTTCGCCGAGGGGCGCGTGGTCAATCCTGAGCAGGTGCGCCGGATCGGGCAGTTGGTGGAAGCGACGGTGCGGCTGACGAAGCTGCCGCCGCTCACGTGA
- a CDS encoding YciI family protein — protein sequence MSTPSVPASASYMLIFRNTGAENYRHLSAAQQQELVGRWNAWFEGLLSQGKAKIGQPLEDETRLVSGPGGARIVDGPFPETKEAVGGFVTLQVADLAEATAIAQRHPGLEYGMQIEVRQMTPHCHLGVTTNAVPV from the coding sequence ATGAGCACACCGTCCGTCCCTGCTTCCGCCTCGTACATGCTGATTTTCCGGAATACCGGGGCCGAAAACTACCGGCACCTCTCCGCCGCGCAGCAACAGGAACTGGTCGGCCGTTGGAACGCCTGGTTCGAGGGCCTGCTCAGCCAAGGTAAGGCCAAGATCGGCCAGCCGCTCGAGGATGAGACCCGCCTCGTCTCCGGCCCGGGCGGCGCCCGGATCGTGGACGGCCCTTTTCCCGAGACCAAGGAGGCTGTCGGCGGCTTCGTCACCCTGCAGGTGGCCGATCTCGCCGAAGCCACGGCCATCGCGCAACGGCACCCAGGCCTGGAGTATGGCATGCAAATCGAGGTCCGGCAGATGACCCCGCACTGCCACCTGGGCGTAACCACCAACGCAGTGCCCGTTTAG
- a CDS encoding prohibitin family protein translates to MSQQQFGGARDGEADARNLKRLIGVLILIFAAVILGSTSTYVVQPGTRGVAVTLGTVDPVFKPEGFGFKQPFLTTILPISVRQQTRPMPAECYSSDLQQVKMEVHVLYRVPERSVVKIFQEFAGAPFDNLIAPRVQEALKEVAATQSAEQIVTRREEIKRRALELARKKIGTDFLEVTDLVIFNLALSPELESAIEMKMVQEQEAEKAKFTQLKAKIEADTAIIRAKGEAEAISVRGTALRANPDFIKLQILQNWNGRSPLVVGGSSGNILMSLEDLARRAAPAANPARPAAPRAP, encoded by the coding sequence ATGAGCCAGCAACAATTTGGCGGAGCCCGCGACGGCGAGGCCGATGCCCGCAACCTCAAGCGCCTCATTGGGGTGCTCATCCTGATCTTCGCCGCGGTCATCCTCGGCTCCACCTCCACCTACGTCGTGCAACCCGGCACGCGCGGTGTCGCCGTGACCCTCGGCACCGTCGACCCGGTCTTCAAGCCGGAGGGTTTTGGTTTCAAGCAGCCCTTCCTCACCACCATCCTGCCGATCTCGGTCCGCCAGCAGACCCGCCCGATGCCCGCGGAATGTTATTCCTCCGATCTCCAGCAGGTGAAGATGGAGGTGCATGTCCTCTACCGCGTGCCGGAGCGCTCGGTCGTGAAGATCTTCCAGGAATTCGCCGGCGCTCCCTTCGACAACCTGATCGCCCCCCGCGTGCAGGAGGCCCTGAAGGAGGTCGCCGCCACCCAGAGCGCCGAGCAGATCGTGACGCGTCGCGAGGAGATCAAGCGTCGCGCCCTCGAGCTCGCCCGCAAGAAGATCGGCACCGACTTCCTCGAGGTCACCGACCTCGTGATCTTCAACCTCGCGCTCTCCCCCGAGCTCGAGTCCGCCATCGAAATGAAGATGGTGCAGGAGCAGGAGGCCGAGAAGGCCAAGTTCACGCAGCTCAAGGCGAAGATCGAGGCCGACACCGCCATCATCCGCGCCAAGGGCGAGGCCGAGGCCATCTCGGTCCGCGGCACCGCGCTCCGGGCCAACCCCGACTTCATCAAGCTGCAGATCCTGCAGAACTGGAACGGCCGCTCCCCCCTCGTGGTCGGTGGCAGCTCCGGCAACATCCTGATGTCCCTCGAGGACCTCGCCCGCCGCGCCGCCCCCGCCGCCAACCCGGCGCGGCCCGCCGCCCCCCGCGCCCCGTGA
- a CDS encoding alpha/beta hydrolase encodes MPLTLRSSVPAFLLLGLLAPALAAEAVLPPLPAPQRVPAAGPKTDAPYAPVAVLPGGVVLPLYPSGSPYLRADKVTEPEVYQLWGAGLVGAVTSIHNPSIEFHAGNGQLNTGAAVILAGGGGHRSLNVGEATPLVQFLAHQGVSTIILRNRLRSDGYEPKTDGVNDALQAIKLVRAYAQEWKLDPAKIGIMGFSAGAELAMNAGLLWEDFDRANDVPANPLAKISSRPDFIASIYPGPSLFFRNDTPPAIPRAMPPTFLACAGQGDWIHALWAVNFYEAMLMDGVPNIEMMLYARGRHPGDKTGPGEPPATGSISNMGGIPFGTWSARYLDWFRDLGFLNKPGVVTQAAQDVAASLTRQPRTLRPPAPPPAPRRSRRRPPDGILPL; translated from the coding sequence ATGCCCCTGACCCTGCGCTCCTCCGTTCCCGCCTTCCTGCTGCTCGGCCTGCTCGCCCCGGCCCTCGCCGCCGAGGCCGTCCTGCCGCCCCTGCCCGCCCCGCAGCGCGTCCCGGCCGCCGGTCCGAAGACCGACGCCCCCTACGCGCCGGTGGCCGTCCTGCCCGGCGGCGTGGTGCTCCCGCTCTATCCATCCGGTTCGCCCTATCTCCGCGCCGACAAGGTCACCGAGCCCGAGGTCTACCAACTCTGGGGCGCGGGCCTGGTCGGGGCGGTCACGAGCATCCACAATCCCTCCATCGAATTCCACGCCGGCAACGGCCAGCTCAACACCGGCGCGGCCGTCATCCTCGCGGGCGGCGGCGGTCACCGCAGCCTCAACGTCGGCGAGGCCACGCCGCTCGTCCAGTTCCTCGCCCACCAGGGCGTCAGCACCATCATCCTCCGCAACCGCCTCCGCAGCGACGGCTACGAGCCGAAGACCGACGGCGTGAATGACGCCCTCCAGGCCATCAAGCTCGTGCGCGCCTACGCCCAGGAATGGAAACTCGACCCGGCCAAGATCGGCATCATGGGCTTCTCCGCCGGCGCCGAGCTCGCCATGAACGCCGGCCTGCTCTGGGAGGATTTCGACCGCGCCAATGACGTGCCCGCGAACCCGCTGGCCAAGATTTCCTCCCGGCCCGACTTCATCGCCAGCATCTACCCCGGCCCGTCGCTGTTCTTCCGCAACGACACCCCGCCGGCCATCCCGCGCGCCATGCCGCCGACTTTCCTCGCCTGCGCCGGCCAGGGCGACTGGATCCACGCGCTGTGGGCCGTGAACTTCTACGAGGCCATGCTGATGGACGGCGTGCCCAACATCGAGATGATGCTCTACGCCCGCGGCCGCCACCCCGGCGACAAGACCGGCCCCGGCGAGCCTCCCGCCACCGGCAGCATCAGCAACATGGGCGGCATTCCCTTCGGCACCTGGTCCGCCCGTTACCTCGATTGGTTCCGCGACCTCGGTTTCCTGAACAAGCCCGGCGTGGTCACACAGGCTGCCCAGGATGTCGCTGCCAGCCTCACGCGGCAGCCCCGCACCCTCCGCCCGCCCGCGCCGCCCCCGGCCCCGCGCCGGTCCCGGCGAAGGCCCCCTGACGGTATCCTCCCCCTGTAG
- a CDS encoding prohibitin family protein has translation MNPKSIAGLIAGALVIFVLILAGSSATYVVEPGHRGVEVTLGRVSPAFKPEGFGFKLPFVTHIYPQAIRQQTATMVADCYSSDLQQVKIDVRVLYRVPESSVVAVFRDYWGSPFETLVKPRVAEALNEMTASRSAELIVQKREEVKSLALESARKKLGDVLVIEDIVLEDINLTRALENAIEAKMVQEQEAARARFAQQQAQTEASTVVIKATGEAESIVLRGKALRENPSVLELQIIEHWDGVTPLVVGPGATGANMMLPLGDFTTDNAPAATQEDKL, from the coding sequence ATGAATCCCAAAAGCATCGCCGGCCTCATCGCCGGAGCCCTGGTGATCTTCGTCCTGATCCTCGCCGGCTCCTCGGCCACCTACGTGGTCGAGCCCGGCCACCGCGGCGTCGAGGTCACGCTCGGCCGCGTTTCTCCCGCCTTCAAGCCCGAGGGTTTCGGCTTCAAGCTGCCCTTCGTCACCCACATCTACCCGCAGGCGATCCGCCAGCAGACTGCCACCATGGTCGCCGACTGCTACTCCTCCGACCTCCAGCAGGTGAAGATCGACGTGCGCGTCCTCTACCGCGTGCCGGAAAGCTCGGTGGTCGCCGTCTTCCGGGATTACTGGGGTTCGCCCTTCGAGACCCTCGTCAAACCCCGCGTCGCCGAGGCCCTCAACGAAATGACCGCCAGCCGCTCCGCCGAGCTGATCGTCCAGAAGCGCGAGGAGGTTAAAAGCCTCGCCCTCGAAAGCGCCCGCAAAAAGCTCGGCGATGTGCTCGTGATCGAGGACATCGTGCTTGAGGACATCAACCTCACCCGGGCGCTCGAGAATGCCATCGAGGCCAAGATGGTGCAGGAGCAGGAGGCCGCCCGCGCCCGCTTCGCCCAGCAGCAGGCCCAGACCGAGGCCAGCACCGTGGTCATCAAGGCCACCGGCGAGGCCGAGTCGATCGTGCTCCGCGGCAAGGCGCTCCGCGAGAACCCCAGCGTCCTCGAGCTCCAGATCATCGAGCACTGGGACGGCGTGACCCCGCTCGTGGTCGGCCCCGGCGCCACCGGCGCCAACATGATGCTGCCCCTCGGCGACTTCACCACCGACAACGCCCCCGCGGCGACCCAGGAGGACAAACTATGA
- a CDS encoding DUF1428 domain-containing protein: protein MAQYVDGFVIPLPRKKLALYRRIATQAAKVWREHGALDYKECVMDMAPQPEGVPGGLFAKLAKTKRDETVIFAYILFRSRAHRDRVNAKVMADPRLAALCDPAKMPFDMARMTFGGFNVLVAR from the coding sequence ATGGCCCAATACGTTGATGGATTTGTCATTCCCCTGCCGCGCAAAAAGCTGGCGCTCTACCGACGCATCGCCACCCAGGCCGCCAAGGTCTGGCGCGAGCACGGCGCGTTGGATTACAAGGAATGTGTCATGGACATGGCGCCGCAGCCCGAGGGCGTGCCGGGTGGGCTCTTCGCGAAACTGGCCAAGACCAAGCGGGACGAGACCGTGATCTTCGCGTACATCCTGTTCCGCTCACGGGCGCACCGCGACCGGGTGAACGCCAAGGTGATGGCCGACCCGCGGCTCGCCGCGCTGTGTGATCCCGCGAAGATGCCCTTCGACATGGCGCGCATGACCTTTGGCGGCTTCAACGTCCTCGTCGCACGCTGA
- a CDS encoding MFS transporter yields MDPQRRSLLLLLIIYLGYISLGLPDGTLGVAWPAIYPELKLPLGLAGTIMTIGTVLTGLAGFSSGWIISRWRTGPVVFASGLLTASGMFILSQAQGALWLYAAAIPLGLGAGAVDAGLNGYVARHYSGRHMNWLHACWGIGATSGPFVIGWALGSGQGWRGGYLLIAGVQYGLALLFLLTLGLWAKVPEIRAASGHGAEGRLPMMPANSLAGWLSPVIFALYVAVECTTGLWAGTVLVVRRGISPETAALCIAGFFGSLTVGRILVGFVVERWGNRRLVGLGCWTALAGFILFGFATNVPLATLALAIAGFGLAPIYPGLMHEVPRRFAPEAVQTVIGRQSGGASFGAAVLPALAGWVAQLALPAVPWLILGVMVGLMASIRYLNRIT; encoded by the coding sequence GTGGACCCGCAACGCCGTTCGCTTCTGCTGCTTCTGATCATCTACCTCGGCTACATCAGCCTGGGGCTGCCGGACGGCACGCTCGGGGTGGCATGGCCGGCGATTTATCCGGAATTAAAGCTGCCGCTCGGCCTGGCGGGGACGATCATGACGATCGGCACGGTGCTGACGGGCCTGGCCGGTTTCTCGAGCGGGTGGATCATCTCCCGGTGGCGGACGGGGCCGGTGGTGTTCGCCAGCGGGCTGCTCACGGCATCGGGCATGTTTATTCTTTCGCAGGCCCAGGGCGCGCTCTGGCTGTACGCGGCGGCGATTCCGCTCGGACTCGGCGCGGGGGCGGTGGACGCGGGGCTCAACGGCTACGTGGCCCGGCACTACAGCGGCCGGCACATGAACTGGCTGCACGCGTGCTGGGGCATCGGTGCCACCAGCGGGCCCTTCGTGATCGGTTGGGCCCTCGGTTCCGGCCAGGGCTGGCGCGGCGGCTACCTGCTGATCGCCGGGGTCCAGTACGGACTGGCGCTGCTTTTCCTGCTGACGCTGGGCCTCTGGGCCAAGGTACCGGAGATCCGCGCGGCGTCCGGCCACGGCGCGGAGGGGCGTCTGCCGATGATGCCGGCGAACTCGCTCGCCGGCTGGCTCTCCCCGGTGATCTTCGCCCTGTATGTCGCCGTCGAATGCACGACCGGCCTGTGGGCCGGGACGGTGCTGGTGGTGCGGCGCGGGATTTCGCCGGAAACGGCGGCGCTCTGCATCGCGGGGTTCTTCGGTTCGCTCACGGTCGGGCGCATTTTGGTCGGGTTCGTGGTCGAGCGCTGGGGCAACCGCCGGCTGGTCGGCTTGGGGTGCTGGACGGCGTTGGCGGGTTTTATCCTGTTTGGCTTCGCGACCAACGTACCGTTGGCCACGCTGGCGCTGGCCATTGCCGGGTTCGGGCTCGCGCCAATCTATCCGGGGCTGATGCACGAGGTGCCGCGCCGGTTTGCGCCCGAGGCGGTGCAGACGGTGATCGGGCGCCAGTCGGGCGGGGCGAGTTTCGGGGCGGCCGTGTTGCCGGCGCTGGCGGGCTGGGTGGCGCAACTCGCGTTGCCCGCCGTGCCGTGGCTGATCCTCGGCGTGATGGTCGGGCTCATGGCCAGCATCCGGTATCTTAATCGCATCACGTGA
- a CDS encoding class I SAM-dependent methyltransferase, translated as MKPTEVAKSYDALAARWASPAFDLANGIEPHRRALRLAPTRGAALDVGCGANGRILQLLQAHGLDVEGLDISAEMLRLAREAHPGVTFHQGDICSWCPPQRYVFISAWDSIWHVPLAEQRGVLLKLLSALAPAGVLIFTAGGLAHPDERTDQAMGVPMYHATLGVPHLLDVVHEGACILRHFEYDQWPELHVYAIVQKAESNPFRSPVLALLPPVEQIPGTRI; from the coding sequence ATGAAACCCACGGAGGTCGCGAAAAGCTATGACGCGCTGGCGGCCCGCTGGGCGAGCCCCGCCTTTGATCTGGCCAACGGCATAGAGCCGCATCGACGCGCCCTGCGCCTGGCGCCGACCCGGGGCGCGGCCCTCGATGTGGGCTGCGGGGCGAACGGACGCATTCTCCAGCTGCTCCAGGCCCACGGGCTGGACGTCGAAGGGCTGGATATCTCTGCCGAGATGCTGCGCCTGGCCCGGGAAGCGCATCCCGGGGTCACGTTCCATCAGGGCGACATCTGCTCGTGGTGCCCGCCGCAGCGGTATGTGTTCATCTCGGCCTGGGACAGTATCTGGCACGTCCCGCTGGCCGAGCAGCGCGGGGTCCTGCTGAAGCTGCTCAGCGCCTTGGCGCCGGCCGGGGTGCTGATCTTCACGGCGGGTGGGTTGGCGCATCCCGACGAACGCACGGATCAAGCGATGGGCGTGCCCATGTATCATGCGACTCTCGGGGTGCCTCACCTCCTGGACGTGGTGCATGAGGGGGCCTGCATTCTCCGCCATTTCGAGTACGACCAGTGGCCCGAATTGCACGTGTACGCGATCGTCCAGAAGGCCGAATCCAACCCTTTCAGATCTCCTGTCTTGGCTCTGCTGCCTCCTGTTGAGCAGATTCCGGGGACTAGAATTTGA
- a CDS encoding SRPBCC family protein gives MSAQTFSRTERELVLTRLIDAAPSRVYATWIGRFTAWWGPHGMTTPRCEMELRPGGVFRTVMRAPDGTEYPTRGVFLEVVPDRRIVFTDAFDPGWRPHPGIFFTAITTFEPRSGGQTLLTARALHWTAESREKHEQMGFQQGWGESLDRLAALAAQA, from the coding sequence ATGTCCGCCCAAACCTTCAGCCGGACCGAGCGCGAACTCGTCCTCACCCGCCTCATCGATGCGGCGCCGTCCCGGGTCTATGCCACGTGGATCGGCCGTTTCACCGCGTGGTGGGGGCCGCACGGCATGACGACGCCGCGGTGCGAGATGGAGCTGCGTCCCGGCGGGGTGTTCCGCACGGTGATGCGCGCCCCCGACGGCACCGAGTATCCGACCCGCGGGGTCTTTCTCGAGGTGGTGCCGGATCGGCGCATCGTTTTCACGGATGCCTTTGACCCGGGCTGGCGGCCGCATCCCGGGATCTTCTTCACGGCGATCACCACCTTCGAGCCGCGATCGGGTGGTCAAACCCTGCTCACCGCCCGCGCCCTGCACTGGACCGCGGAGAGCCGGGAGAAACACGAGCAAATGGGCTTCCAGCAGGGCTGGGGCGAGAGCCTCGACCGCCTCGCGGCCTTGGCCGCCCAGGCCTGA
- a CDS encoding alpha/beta hydrolase → MKANLVTLALLVCGVAASAAAPTYPPHVIGNSELRVLPVNAAGRHYQLSIGLPASYGSQPDRRYPVVYVTDGYWDFQKLDAIRGSLVFDQVVPEFIIVGIGYAGENLNYGSLRTWELSPVPFGNNAESGRAADFLQSIESEIIPFVEREYRADPGHRVLSGASLGGLFTLYSLYAKPGLFQSYIAVTPAVVVGNDWLMGFEEKFVQGGGQLKGRLYVTMGENEGVGFISGILRYNARVQSRKHPGLAYAFRIIDGERHAGMQMESYTRGLRFVFAPFAPEQGPGLFP, encoded by the coding sequence ATGAAAGCCAACCTCGTTACGCTCGCCCTGCTTGTTTGCGGGGTGGCGGCTTCGGCCGCCGCTCCCACGTACCCGCCGCATGTGATCGGGAATTCCGAACTCCGCGTGCTGCCCGTCAACGCCGCCGGCCGTCACTACCAGCTCTCCATCGGCCTGCCGGCCAGCTACGGCAGCCAGCCGGACCGCCGGTATCCGGTGGTGTACGTGACGGATGGCTACTGGGATTTCCAGAAGCTCGATGCGATCCGGGGTTCGCTGGTGTTTGATCAGGTGGTGCCCGAATTCATCATCGTCGGGATCGGTTACGCGGGAGAGAACCTCAACTACGGCAGCCTGCGGACCTGGGAACTGTCCCCGGTGCCGTTCGGCAACAACGCGGAATCCGGACGCGCCGCGGATTTCCTGCAGTCGATCGAGTCGGAGATCATTCCCTTTGTGGAGCGCGAGTACCGGGCCGACCCGGGCCATCGCGTGCTGAGCGGGGCGTCGCTCGGCGGGCTGTTCACGCTGTATTCCCTGTATGCCAAGCCGGGCCTGTTTCAGAGCTACATCGCGGTGACCCCCGCCGTGGTGGTGGGGAACGACTGGCTGATGGGATTCGAGGAGAAGTTTGTGCAAGGCGGCGGCCAGCTGAAGGGCCGCCTGTACGTGACGATGGGCGAGAACGAGGGTGTGGGTTTCATTTCGGGCATCCTGCGCTACAACGCCCGCGTTCAGTCGCGGAAGCATCCGGGGTTGGCCTATGCGTTTCGCATCATCGACGGCGAGCGCCATGCCGGCATGCAGATGGAGTCCTACACGCGCGGGCTGCGCTTCGTGTTCGCCCCCTTTGCGCCGGAGCAGGGGCCGGGCTTGTTTCCGTAA
- a CDS encoding substrate-binding domain-containing protein translates to MYPRLLALVFLCFALSARAAETYTLGMIAKSQGNQFFEAARAGANDAAREFGAKHGITIKIDWRTPNEEDAQKQADFVEQLVLNGVDGIILSCSDANKLTDAIDRAVGQGIPVVTFSGDAPASQRMVSIGIDDFKCGERTFEELARLLGGQGVVAAIDGNPNAVNLQQRAAGFRAAAKRHPGIKLLDIYYHKETPLDAVAKIEQVMQANPDITGWGFLGGWPLFTDRALKWPPGTIKCVSVDALPPQLPYVRSGHVQLLLSQDVYGYGYNAVARLIEKLHFKKSPAGPIEDTELTAITTENVDAFAKNWEKWLPE, encoded by the coding sequence ATGTACCCCCGCCTGCTCGCCCTGGTTTTCCTATGTTTCGCCCTCTCCGCCCGTGCCGCGGAAACCTACACCCTAGGCATGATCGCCAAGTCGCAGGGGAACCAGTTCTTCGAGGCGGCGCGCGCCGGCGCGAACGACGCCGCCCGCGAGTTCGGCGCAAAGCATGGCATAACGATCAAGATCGACTGGCGCACGCCCAACGAGGAGGACGCGCAAAAGCAGGCGGACTTCGTGGAGCAGCTGGTGCTGAATGGCGTGGACGGCATCATCCTGAGCTGTTCCGACGCCAACAAGCTGACCGACGCGATCGACCGGGCCGTGGGGCAGGGGATCCCGGTGGTGACCTTTTCGGGCGACGCCCCGGCGAGCCAGCGGATGGTCTCCATCGGCATCGATGATTTCAAATGCGGCGAGCGCACCTTCGAGGAGCTGGCGCGGCTGCTGGGCGGGCAGGGCGTGGTCGCCGCGATCGACGGCAACCCCAACGCCGTGAACCTGCAGCAGCGCGCCGCGGGTTTCCGCGCCGCCGCGAAGCGTCATCCGGGGATCAAGCTGCTCGACATCTATTATCACAAGGAGACCCCGCTGGATGCCGTCGCGAAGATCGAGCAGGTGATGCAGGCGAACCCCGACATCACGGGCTGGGGTTTTCTGGGGGGCTGGCCGTTGTTCACCGACCGGGCGCTGAAGTGGCCGCCGGGCACGATCAAGTGCGTGTCGGTGGACGCCCTCCCGCCGCAGCTGCCCTACGTGCGCAGCGGGCACGTGCAGTTGCTGCTCTCGCAGGATGTCTACGGCTACGGGTACAATGCTGTCGCGCGCCTCATCGAAAAACTCCACTTCAAGAAATCGCCCGCCGGCCCCATCGAGGACACGGAGCTCACCGCCATCACCACGGAGAACGTGGACGCCTTCGCCAAGAACTGGGAGAAGTGGCTGCCGGAGTGA
- a CDS encoding SRPBCC domain-containing protein, producing the protein MTITIETTVAASVATAWQAWTSPAAITQWNFASPDWSCPRAELDLRPGGKFKYRMEAKDGSFGFDFEGEFTAVIPNQKLEYSLGDDRKVSVDFIAEGGATRIVESFQAEDAHAGEAQRQGWLAILHNFKKFVDGR; encoded by the coding sequence ATGACCATCACCATCGAAACGACCGTCGCCGCCTCGGTCGCCACCGCGTGGCAAGCCTGGACCTCACCCGCTGCCATCACCCAGTGGAATTTCGCCTCTCCTGATTGGTCCTGTCCCCGCGCCGAGCTGGACCTGCGCCCCGGCGGCAAGTTCAAGTATCGCATGGAGGCCAAGGACGGTTCGTTTGGCTTCGATTTTGAAGGCGAGTTTACCGCGGTGATCCCGAATCAAAAGCTGGAGTATTCCCTCGGGGACGACCGCAAGGTGTCGGTCGACTTCATCGCCGAGGGCGGCGCGACCCGAATCGTTGAGAGCTTTCAGGCGGAAGATGCGCATGCCGGTGAAGCCCAAAGGCAGGGCTGGCTCGCGATCCTCCACAACTTCAAGAAGTTCGTGGACGGCCGCTGA
- a CDS encoding zinc ribbon domain-containing protein YjdM, with translation MSNPACPACTLDDVLAHSDHWECATCGHEWPKAEAPEVARVVKDAHGNVLADGDAITVIKDLKLGGSQVLKAGSKAKSIRLVDGDHEIDCKIDGIALALKACFVKKA, from the coding sequence ATGAGCAATCCCGCCTGCCCGGCCTGCACCCTCGACGACGTCCTCGCCCACTCCGACCACTGGGAATGTGCGACCTGCGGCCATGAATGGCCCAAGGCCGAGGCCCCCGAGGTCGCCCGCGTCGTCAAGGACGCCCACGGCAACGTGCTCGCGGATGGCGACGCCATCACCGTCATCAAGGATCTCAAGCTCGGCGGCTCCCAGGTCCTGAAGGCCGGCTCCAAGGCCAAGAGCATCCGCCTCGTCGACGGCGACCACGAGATCGACTGCAAGATCGACGGCATCGCCCTCGCCCTCAAGGCCTGCTTCGTGAAGAAGGCCTGA